One part of the Lapillicoccus jejuensis genome encodes these proteins:
- a CDS encoding anti-sigma factor: MTTSQMDTIVDDSVHALTGAYAVDAVDDVERARFERHLEQCADCRAEVASLKAAAAELGLLAEVTPPERLRDQVLADIRTVRPLPPEVEKEAARRVVGISGASRESRRRPARPTRWLIGAAAAAVLAVGAGTLVTQLRGSDVTGDQTVASRVLADPQAVRRTQDFPGGASAEVVSSAATGRAVVVLHDMPDAPAGKVYQTWFQDGDGFRSAGVVPGAGSQTVVLDGDARQAQAVGITVEPTGGSAQPTSKPIALMSLT, translated from the coding sequence ATGACCACCTCACAGATGGACACCATCGTGGACGACTCCGTGCACGCCCTCACCGGGGCCTACGCCGTCGACGCCGTGGACGACGTCGAGCGCGCGCGGTTCGAGCGGCACCTCGAGCAGTGCGCCGACTGCCGCGCCGAGGTCGCCAGCCTCAAGGCGGCGGCCGCCGAGCTGGGCCTGCTCGCCGAGGTCACGCCGCCCGAGCGGCTGCGCGACCAGGTGCTGGCCGACATCCGCACCGTCCGCCCGCTACCCCCCGAGGTGGAGAAGGAGGCCGCGCGACGCGTCGTCGGGATCTCCGGCGCCTCCCGGGAGAGCCGCCGTCGTCCCGCACGGCCCACCCGGTGGCTCATCGGGGCCGCGGCCGCCGCCGTCCTGGCGGTCGGGGCCGGCACGCTGGTCACGCAGCTGCGCGGCTCGGACGTCACCGGGGACCAGACCGTCGCCAGCAGGGTCCTCGCCGACCCGCAGGCGGTGCGTCGCACCCAGGACTTCCCCGGCGGCGCGTCGGCCGAGGTCGTCTCCTCGGCCGCGACGGGTCGAGCGGTCGTCGTCCTGCACGACATGCCCGACGCCCCGGCCGGCAAGGTCTACCAGACGTGGTTCCAGGACGGCGACGGGTTCCGCAGCGCTGGCGTGGTGCCAGGCGCCGGCAGCCAGACCGTCGTGCTCGACGGGGACGCCCGACAGGCCCAGGCCGTCGGGATCACCGTGGAGCCCACGGGAGGATCGGCCCAGCCGACGTCCAAGCCCATCGCCCTGATGTCGCTCACCTGA
- a CDS encoding class I SAM-dependent methyltransferase, giving the protein MTAVDDRPTTTAAGTAPRPGVAQALARALEPLAGGELPVHLTAWDGSSAGPVDAPHVVLRSPDALRRILWHPGELGAAQAYVTGELDVEGDLGEALTHVWQVAAQRGLSGIRPTPSLLASVVRTAKEVGALGTPPPAPASQAKLSGRLHSALRDRQAIHHHYDLSNDFYALILDPQMAYSCGYWTSDDPSYGVVDAQRDKLDLVCRKIGLEPGMRFLDVGCGWGSLSLHAAEHFGAQVTGVTIAKEQKAFIDARIRERGLEDKVEIRLQDYRDVRDGDFGAVASLEMGEHVGEKNYRTYVEVLRRNVVPGGRVLVQQMSRRGRHPGGGPFIESFIAPDMTMRPVGETVELIESGGLEVRDVHAMREHYVRTVDAWHDTFEANWDTVVGMVGDEVARVWRLYLVGGSMAFRDGRMGVDQILAVRNDGAGRNALPWVRPASWS; this is encoded by the coding sequence ATGACCGCCGTCGACGACCGACCGACCACGACCGCCGCCGGTACGGCGCCGCGACCCGGCGTCGCTCAGGCCCTCGCCCGTGCGCTCGAGCCGCTGGCCGGGGGCGAGCTGCCCGTGCACCTCACCGCCTGGGACGGCTCGAGCGCCGGCCCCGTCGACGCGCCGCACGTCGTCCTGCGCAGCCCCGACGCGCTGCGCCGGATCCTCTGGCACCCGGGCGAGCTCGGCGCCGCCCAGGCCTACGTCACCGGCGAGCTCGACGTCGAGGGCGACCTCGGCGAGGCCCTCACCCACGTGTGGCAGGTCGCGGCGCAGCGGGGGCTGTCCGGCATCCGCCCGACCCCGTCGCTCCTGGCGTCGGTGGTCCGCACGGCCAAGGAGGTCGGCGCCCTGGGGACGCCGCCGCCCGCCCCCGCCAGCCAGGCCAAGCTCTCGGGCCGGCTGCACTCGGCGCTGCGCGACCGGCAGGCCATCCACCACCACTACGACCTCAGCAACGACTTCTACGCGCTCATCCTCGACCCGCAGATGGCCTACTCCTGCGGCTACTGGACCAGCGACGACCCGTCGTACGGCGTCGTCGACGCGCAGCGCGACAAGCTCGACCTGGTCTGCCGCAAGATCGGCCTCGAGCCGGGCATGCGCTTCCTCGACGTCGGCTGCGGCTGGGGCTCGCTGAGCCTGCACGCGGCCGAGCACTTCGGCGCGCAGGTCACCGGCGTGACCATCGCCAAGGAGCAGAAGGCGTTCATCGACGCCCGGATCCGCGAGCGCGGGCTCGAGGACAAGGTCGAGATCCGGCTGCAGGACTACCGCGACGTGCGCGACGGCGACTTCGGCGCCGTCGCCTCGCTCGAGATGGGCGAGCACGTCGGCGAGAAGAACTACCGCACGTACGTCGAGGTGCTGCGGCGCAACGTCGTCCCCGGCGGGCGCGTCCTCGTCCAGCAGATGTCACGGCGCGGTCGTCACCCGGGCGGTGGCCCCTTCATCGAGTCGTTCATCGCGCCCGACATGACGATGCGCCCGGTGGGGGAGACGGTCGAGCTCATCGAGTCCGGCGGGCTCGAGGTCCGCGACGTCCACGCGATGCGCGAGCACTACGTCCGGACGGTCGACGCCTGGCACGACACCTTCGAGGCCAACTGGGACACCGTGGTCGGGATGGTCGGCGATGAGGTCGCGCGGGTCTGGCGGCTCTACCTCGTCGGCGGCTCGATGGCCTTCCGCGACGGGCGGATGGGCGTCGACCAGATCCTCGCCGTCCGCAACGACGGGGCGGGCCGCAACGCCCTCCCGTGGGTGCGACCGGCGTCCTGGTCCTAG
- a CDS encoding ABC-F family ATP-binding cassette domain-containing protein, whose amino-acid sequence MTAHTTSRPTALVARDLVRSYGDRLVLDGVDLVANPGEPVGVVGENGVGKSTLLRLLAGVDTPDSGTVSRPADTAYLGQEVDLPPTATVDDVLGRVLAPLHDAVRRLERLGEALAAAPEDEALAAEFASVLAWAEHHDAWDAERRAEVTAERLGVGRLPRHRPVSRLSGGERTRLALAAVIVRRPDCVVLDEPTNHLDDTAMAYVEEFLATTPGVVVVASHDRVLLDEVARVVVDLDPSHFGVDGRGGTRYTGGFSDYLAERRAARRRWEEAFLSQREELAGLRLAERTTARTVAHDRGPRDNDKFIHAFKGANVARTIARRVHDVERRIEVIERDPVPKPPRPLRLGTALTDVGRGDGGSVGVRDLVVAGRVAVPRLDVGPGDRVLVTGPNGSGKSTLLAVLAGQVVPTRGEVAVAARRLGLLPQDVVVLDPEQSAVDAYRAAAGPDAPPLGELGLLHPREQGTAVGALSVGQRRRLALAAIVATGPDLLLLDEPTNHISLALASELEEALGTSVGTVVVTSHDRWLRERWDGPVLRL is encoded by the coding sequence ATGACCGCGCACACGACCTCACGCCCCACCGCTCTCGTCGCGCGCGACCTCGTCCGCTCGTACGGCGACCGCCTCGTCCTCGACGGCGTCGACCTCGTCGCCAACCCCGGCGAGCCCGTCGGCGTCGTCGGCGAGAACGGCGTCGGCAAGTCGACGCTGCTGCGGCTGCTCGCCGGGGTCGACACCCCCGACTCGGGCACGGTCTCGCGGCCGGCCGACACGGCCTACCTCGGCCAGGAGGTCGACCTGCCTCCGACGGCGACCGTCGACGACGTCCTCGGGCGCGTGCTCGCGCCGCTGCACGACGCCGTACGGCGCCTCGAACGGCTCGGTGAGGCGCTCGCAGCCGCGCCGGAGGACGAGGCGCTCGCCGCCGAGTTCGCGTCCGTGCTGGCCTGGGCCGAGCACCACGACGCCTGGGACGCCGAGCGTCGCGCCGAGGTGACCGCCGAGCGCCTCGGCGTCGGTCGCCTCCCACGGCACCGCCCGGTCTCCCGTCTCTCCGGCGGGGAGCGGACCCGGCTGGCGCTGGCCGCCGTCATCGTCCGTCGCCCGGACTGCGTCGTCCTCGACGAGCCGACGAACCACCTCGACGACACGGCGATGGCCTACGTCGAGGAGTTCCTCGCCACGACCCCGGGCGTGGTCGTCGTCGCCTCGCACGACCGGGTCCTGCTCGACGAGGTGGCGCGGGTGGTCGTCGACCTCGACCCGAGCCACTTCGGCGTCGACGGCCGCGGCGGCACCCGCTACACCGGCGGGTTCTCCGACTACCTCGCCGAGCGGCGCGCCGCGCGGCGCCGCTGGGAGGAGGCCTTCCTCTCCCAGCGCGAGGAGCTGGCCGGGCTGAGGCTCGCCGAGCGGACGACCGCCCGCACCGTCGCCCACGACCGCGGGCCCCGGGACAACGACAAGTTCATCCACGCGTTCAAGGGGGCGAACGTCGCCCGCACGATCGCCCGCCGCGTGCACGACGTCGAGCGTCGGATCGAGGTCATCGAGCGCGACCCGGTGCCGAAGCCGCCGCGTCCGCTGCGACTCGGAACCGCGCTGACCGACGTCGGACGCGGCGACGGCGGCTCGGTCGGGGTGCGCGACCTCGTGGTGGCCGGGCGGGTCGCCGTACCCCGGCTGGACGTCGGTCCAGGGGACCGGGTGCTCGTCACCGGGCCCAACGGCAGCGGCAAGTCCACGCTGCTGGCCGTCCTCGCCGGCCAGGTCGTGCCCACCCGCGGGGAGGTCGCGGTCGCCGCCCGCCGGCTCGGGCTGCTGCCGCAGGACGTCGTCGTCCTCGACCCGGAGCAGAGCGCCGTCGACGCCTACCGGGCCGCGGCGGGGCCGGACGCGCCCCCGCTCGGCGAGCTGGGGCTGCTCCACCCGCGCGAGCAGGGCACCGCCGTCGGGGCGCTGTCGGTGGGGCAGCGGCGCCGGCTCGCCCTGGCGGCGATCGTCGCTACGGGCCCGGATCTGCTCCTGCTCGACGAGCCGACGAACCACATCTCCCTCGCGCTCGCGTCCGAGCTCGAGGAGGCGCTGGGCACGTCGGTCGGCACGGTCGTCGTCACGAGCCACGACCGGTGGTTGCGCGAGCGGTGGGACGGGCCGGTGCTCAGGCTCTGA
- a CDS encoding pilus assembly protein CpaE: MLSIDLAQALKSAGLAWTPASGDRFVIPVDDLTERVFVLSDVTADVHRFDSGDLIGFNGTTEWALDSIEQDKVVWFPREDQLRDLLGAAFVSLEQLPGGFAVTATGAGGVEARHVDTDAERAYARALLARLHP; this comes from the coding sequence GTGCTGTCGATCGACCTCGCCCAGGCCCTCAAGTCGGCCGGCCTCGCCTGGACCCCCGCGTCCGGGGACCGCTTCGTCATCCCCGTCGACGACCTCACCGAGCGGGTGTTCGTCCTCAGCGACGTCACCGCCGACGTGCACCGGTTCGACAGCGGCGACCTCATCGGCTTCAACGGCACGACCGAGTGGGCCCTCGACAGCATCGAGCAGGACAAGGTCGTGTGGTTCCCGCGTGAGGACCAGCTGCGCGACCTGCTCGGCGCCGCGTTCGTCAGCCTCGAGCAGCTGCCCGGCGGCTTCGCCGTGACGGCGACCGGCGCCGGTGGGGTGGAGGCCCGGCACGTCGACACCGACGCCGAGCGCGCCTACGCCCGCGCGCTCCTCGCCCGCCTGCACCCCTGA
- a CDS encoding HAD family hydrolase, with protein MPVTPVTAVLFDVHSTLLHGGDPHAWLAAGLARAGRSDGLAGLEDADATATWLDRVWEHARVLDPEARRDLSPAEHRRVWDETTADGPGLDPPLADALYDVMTDHWTPYDDTLPVLDALRARGVRVGALSNIGFDLRPLFERIGLTERLDALVLSYEAGVAKPDPAIFRHALAALGSTPQETLMVGDSWQDDAGAAGIGVRTLVLPRTDGPEHGLDLVLRLVG; from the coding sequence ATGCCCGTGACCCCGGTGACCGCCGTGCTCTTCGACGTCCACTCGACCCTGCTCCACGGCGGCGACCCGCACGCCTGGCTGGCCGCCGGCCTCGCCCGGGCCGGGCGGTCCGACGGCCTCGCCGGTCTCGAGGACGCGGACGCCACCGCGACGTGGCTCGACCGGGTCTGGGAGCACGCCCGGGTGCTCGACCCCGAGGCCCGTCGCGACCTGTCACCGGCCGAGCACCGTCGCGTCTGGGACGAGACGACCGCGGACGGGCCCGGTCTGGACCCCCCGCTCGCCGACGCCCTGTACGACGTGATGACCGACCACTGGACTCCGTACGACGACACGCTGCCCGTCCTCGACGCCCTGCGCGCCCGGGGCGTGCGCGTCGGCGCGCTGTCGAACATCGGGTTCGACCTGCGCCCGCTCTTCGAGCGCATCGGGCTGACCGAGCGGCTCGACGCGCTCGTCCTGTCCTACGAGGCGGGGGTGGCCAAGCCCGACCCGGCGATCTTCCGGCACGCGCTCGCCGCGCTGGGCAGCACGCCGCAGGAGACCCTCATGGTCGGCGACTCGTGGCAGGACGACGCCGGCGCCGCCGGGATCGGGGTGCGCACCCTCGTCCTGCCCCGCACCGACGGCCCCGAGCACGGCCTCGACCTCGTCCTGCGTCTCGTGGGCTGA
- a CDS encoding NAD(P)/FAD-dependent oxidoreductase yields the protein MSSSLLPRPARRVAVVGSGVAGLVAAHVLARESHVLLLEADTRLGGHADTHEVDLGDRTVRVDTGFIVHNDRTYPTLLRLFAELGVATQDSDMSMSVRDDAAGLEYAGARRARGLFPTWRNATNASYLRMLVEVKRFHRAASALLAQPETSDAGLETLGDFADRVGFSAYFRTHFLEPVVAAVWSCDPAVALRYPARYLFAFLDHHGMLTVFGSPTWRTVVGGSARYVEKVAAGIQEVRTASPVSSVHEGPDGVVVTSATGTDTVDAVVLATHPSAALAMLADPTALQRQVLGALPYSRNTALLHTDESVLPRHAGARASWNYWQRPAGAETGRVLVTYDLTRLMRLDTTGPRVTDRRFLVTLGGEDLVDRSLVIDEMDYEHPLYTPESVAAQRRLPEIASDRIAFAGAYHGWGFHEDGALSGLRAAEHLGASWDRPRVAAPLTAATT from the coding sequence ATGTCGTCGTCCCTGCTCCCGCGCCCTGCGCGCCGTGTCGCCGTCGTCGGCAGCGGTGTCGCCGGCCTGGTGGCGGCCCACGTCCTGGCCCGCGAGTCCCACGTGCTGCTGCTCGAGGCGGACACCCGGCTCGGCGGTCACGCCGACACGCACGAGGTCGACCTGGGCGACCGGACGGTGCGCGTCGACACCGGGTTCATCGTCCACAACGACCGGACCTACCCGACCCTCCTGCGGCTCTTCGCGGAGCTGGGCGTCGCGACGCAGGACTCCGACATGAGCATGTCCGTCCGCGACGACGCCGCCGGGCTGGAGTACGCCGGCGCGCGCCGGGCCCGAGGGCTGTTCCCCACCTGGCGCAACGCCACCAATGCGTCGTACCTGCGCATGCTCGTCGAGGTCAAGCGGTTCCACCGCGCGGCCTCCGCGCTGCTGGCGCAGCCGGAGACCTCCGACGCGGGCCTGGAGACCCTCGGCGACTTCGCCGACCGCGTGGGGTTCTCGGCCTACTTCCGCACCCACTTCCTCGAGCCCGTCGTCGCCGCGGTCTGGTCGTGCGACCCGGCGGTCGCGCTGCGCTACCCGGCGCGCTACCTCTTCGCCTTCCTCGACCACCACGGGATGCTCACCGTCTTCGGGTCGCCAACCTGGCGCACCGTCGTCGGCGGCTCGGCCCGCTACGTCGAGAAGGTCGCGGCCGGGATCCAGGAGGTGCGCACCGCCTCGCCCGTCTCGTCGGTCCACGAGGGCCCGGACGGCGTCGTCGTGACGAGCGCCACCGGCACCGACACCGTCGACGCCGTCGTCCTCGCCACCCACCCGTCCGCGGCGCTGGCCATGCTCGCCGACCCGACCGCCCTCCAGCGACAGGTCCTCGGCGCGCTCCCCTACAGCCGCAACACCGCGCTGCTGCACACGGACGAGTCCGTCCTGCCGCGGCACGCCGGCGCGCGCGCCTCGTGGAACTACTGGCAGCGCCCGGCCGGGGCCGAGACCGGTCGTGTCCTGGTCACCTACGACCTCACCCGCCTCATGCGTCTGGACACCACCGGTCCGCGCGTCACGGACCGTCGCTTCCTCGTCACGCTCGGTGGAGAGGACCTCGTCGATAGGTCGCTCGTCATCGACGAGATGGACTACGAGCACCCTCTGTACACGCCCGAGTCGGTCGCGGCCCAGCGCCGGCTGCCCGAGATCGCGTCCGACCGCATCGCCTTCGCCGGCGCCTACCACGGCTGGGGCTTCCACGAGGACGGCGCCCTGTCCGGCCTGCGCGCCGCGGAGCACCTCGGAGCGTCGTGGGACCGGCCGCGCGTCGCCGCGCCCCTGACGGCGGCGACCACGTGA
- a CDS encoding SAM-dependent methyltransferase produces the protein MTALAPLPTAPVIDRSRWPDLVTAPGRLKRAVHARVAAQLFDRVAARFPVRVEWPDGRVTGGGAADPAAPTMWLRAPERFFARVGDAALVGFGESYMAGEWDSPDLGAFLAVLAAEMGTLVPEPLQRLRAFYVAHQPHREKNSVANTRSNISRHYDLSNELFEAFLDETMTYSSALFDAPERGIAAEGGERAQAVGAPYGVAWDDLAEGQRRKVDRLLDLAGVGEGSRVLEIGTGWGELGIRAAARGATVRSITLSSEQQALARERIAAAGHADRVQVDLLDYRLVDGEYDAVVSVEMIEAVGHQYWGTYFETIDRVLAPGGKVALQAITMPHDRMLATRDTYTWVHKYIFPGGFLPSTRAIDDITRGRTSLRMTDRLSMGQHYAQTLRLWDERFVARAAQVDGLGFDAVFRRMWHFYLEYSRAGFASGYLDVQQIQLQREARA, from the coding sequence GTGACCGCCCTCGCCCCGCTGCCCACCGCCCCGGTCATCGACCGCAGCCGCTGGCCCGACCTCGTCACCGCCCCCGGCCGGCTCAAGCGCGCCGTGCACGCGAGGGTGGCTGCCCAGCTCTTCGACCGGGTGGCCGCCCGGTTCCCGGTCCGGGTCGAGTGGCCCGACGGGCGCGTGACCGGCGGCGGCGCCGCCGACCCCGCCGCGCCCACGATGTGGCTGCGCGCCCCGGAGCGCTTCTTCGCCCGGGTGGGCGACGCCGCCCTCGTCGGCTTCGGCGAGTCCTACATGGCCGGCGAGTGGGACTCGCCCGACCTCGGCGCCTTCCTCGCGGTCCTCGCCGCCGAGATGGGGACCCTCGTCCCGGAGCCCCTGCAGCGGCTGCGCGCGTTCTACGTCGCCCACCAGCCGCACCGCGAGAAGAACAGCGTGGCCAACACCCGCTCGAACATCTCGCGGCACTACGACCTCAGCAACGAGCTCTTCGAGGCCTTCCTCGACGAGACGATGACCTACTCCTCGGCGCTGTTCGACGCGCCGGAGCGCGGGATCGCCGCCGAGGGGGGCGAGCGCGCCCAGGCCGTCGGGGCGCCGTACGGCGTCGCGTGGGACGACCTCGCCGAGGGTCAGCGTCGCAAGGTCGACCGGCTCCTCGACCTCGCCGGGGTCGGCGAGGGCAGCCGGGTGCTGGAGATCGGCACCGGGTGGGGCGAGCTCGGAATCCGCGCCGCGGCGCGCGGCGCGACCGTCCGCAGCATCACCCTCTCGAGCGAGCAGCAGGCGCTGGCCCGCGAGCGCATCGCCGCCGCCGGCCACGCCGACCGCGTCCAGGTGGACCTGCTCGACTACCGGCTCGTCGACGGCGAGTACGACGCCGTCGTCTCCGTCGAGATGATCGAGGCCGTGGGCCACCAGTACTGGGGCACCTACTTCGAGACGATCGACCGCGTCCTCGCCCCCGGCGGCAAGGTCGCCCTCCAGGCGATCACGATGCCGCACGACCGGATGCTCGCCACCCGCGACACCTACACGTGGGTGCACAAGTACATCTTCCCGGGAGGCTTCCTGCCCTCGACCCGGGCGATCGACGACATCACCCGCGGGCGCACGTCGCTGCGGATGACCGACCGCCTGTCGATGGGGCAGCACTACGCGCAGACGCTGCGGCTGTGGGACGAGCGCTTCGTCGCGCGCGCCGCGCAGGTCGACGGGCTCGGCTTCGACGCCGTCTTCCGGCGGATGTGGCACTTCTACCTCGAGTACTCCCGCGCCGGCTTCGCCAGCGGGTACCTCGACGTCCAGCAGATCCAGCTCCAGCGAGAGGCGCGCGCATGA
- a CDS encoding DUF1365 domain-containing protein, translated as MTAIYATTIRHVRREPVRHDFTTRSYTWLVDVDDLPGRRTLGRLAPLAAFEARDHFTAGTGDSLRAKVDAFLATEGVDLRGGRVLMLAQARVLGYVFNPISVFWCHRHDGGLECVVVEVHNTYGDRHAYLVRTDERGRAQAGKELYVSPFNDVDGHYDLVLPEPDPAPGGRLRMSVVLQREGRPPFVATMSGRALTPTRARVLRTALTRPLEPLAVMARIKAQGIHLWLRRLPVRPRPVHRQEAVQ; from the coding sequence GTGACGGCGATCTACGCGACGACGATCCGGCACGTGCGCCGCGAGCCGGTACGGCACGACTTCACGACCCGCAGCTACACCTGGCTGGTCGACGTCGACGACCTGCCGGGGCGGCGCACCCTCGGCCGCCTCGCGCCGCTGGCGGCCTTCGAGGCCCGCGACCACTTCACCGCCGGGACCGGCGACAGCCTGCGGGCCAAGGTCGACGCGTTCCTCGCCACCGAGGGCGTGGACCTGCGCGGCGGCCGGGTGCTCATGCTCGCCCAGGCCCGTGTCCTCGGCTACGTCTTCAACCCCATCTCGGTCTTCTGGTGCCACCGCCACGACGGCGGGCTCGAGTGCGTCGTCGTCGAGGTGCACAACACGTACGGCGACCGCCACGCCTACCTCGTGCGCACCGACGAGCGCGGCCGCGCCCAGGCCGGCAAGGAGCTGTACGTCAGCCCCTTCAACGACGTGGACGGGCACTACGACCTCGTCCTGCCCGAGCCGGACCCCGCGCCCGGCGGGCGGCTGCGGATGAGCGTCGTCCTGCAGCGCGAGGGGCGCCCGCCCTTCGTCGCGACGATGTCCGGCCGCGCCCTGACCCCCACCCGCGCCCGCGTCCTGCGGACCGCGCTGACCCGTCCCCTGGAGCCGCTCGCCGTCATGGCGAGGATCAAGGCCCAGGGCATCCACCTCTGGCTGCGCCGGCTCCCGGTGCGACCGCGACCCGTCCACCGACAGGAGGCCGTCCAGTGA
- a CDS encoding DUF1295 domain-containing protein: MFSFGNLVLVSAVSLVGIALAMVVTALVGQRLGKVSVVDTTWGLAFVVVALVAALLGQGPGWRRLLLLVLVAAWGGRLAWHITGKNRGKPEDPRYEKMKQGKSQLRVMAMVYGLQGALVWFISLPLQVSAAAGDGIPVVAVLGVLVWLVGVVFEATGDAQLKAFKADSSNKGKIMDRGLWAWTRHPNYFGDFCVWVGLWLVAASAWPGVLTVLSPVVMGYFLAIGSGGRLLEKEMSKRPGYREYMDRTSFFFPTPPKRA; encoded by the coding sequence GTGTTCTCCTTCGGCAACCTCGTCCTCGTCAGCGCGGTCTCGCTGGTCGGCATCGCGCTGGCCATGGTCGTCACCGCGCTGGTCGGCCAGCGTCTGGGCAAGGTCAGCGTGGTCGACACGACGTGGGGCCTCGCCTTCGTCGTCGTCGCCCTCGTCGCGGCGCTGCTCGGGCAGGGGCCGGGCTGGCGCCGGCTGCTGCTGCTCGTCCTCGTCGCGGCGTGGGGCGGGCGGCTGGCCTGGCACATCACCGGCAAGAACCGCGGCAAGCCCGAGGACCCGCGCTACGAGAAGATGAAGCAGGGCAAGAGCCAGCTGCGGGTGATGGCGATGGTCTACGGCCTGCAGGGCGCGCTCGTCTGGTTCATCTCGCTGCCGCTGCAGGTGTCGGCGGCGGCCGGCGACGGGATTCCTGTCGTGGCCGTCCTCGGCGTCCTGGTCTGGCTCGTCGGGGTCGTCTTCGAGGCGACCGGCGACGCCCAGCTCAAGGCGTTCAAGGCCGACTCGTCCAACAAGGGCAAGATCATGGACCGCGGCCTGTGGGCCTGGACGCGGCACCCGAACTACTTCGGCGACTTCTGCGTGTGGGTCGGGCTGTGGCTCGTCGCCGCGTCCGCGTGGCCGGGGGTCCTGACGGTGCTCTCGCCCGTCGTCATGGGCTACTTCCTCGCCATCGGCTCCGGCGGCCGGCTGCTCGAGAAGGAGATGAGCAAGCGCCCCGGTTACCGCGAGTACATGGACAGGACGAGCTTCTTCTTCCCCACCCCGCCCAAGCGCGCCTGA